The following proteins are encoded in a genomic region of Limanda limanda chromosome 22, fLimLim1.1, whole genome shotgun sequence:
- the LOC133028775 gene encoding leucine rich adaptor protein 1-like, with amino-acid sequence MDADSSALPDLKDIETKLGRKVPDSLIRSLVGGKHHEKSASPHLSNYSKCCANSGDLKRLESKMQFLKQEMAHLRAIDVKLMQQLMSINEGIESIRWIIEDKGGAASQDGSLTGSLYSLSDSQDGTSLRGSFNSLNDGNSDDSDGLSVGSYLDTLAEDLPEDPSPTDLECFVEKTVIEGDSFSKSPLKLRVEADEYYCFG; translated from the exons ATGGACGCGGACAGCAGCGCGTTGCCCGACCTGAAGGATATAGAAACCAAGCTGGGTCGCAAAGTGCCGGACAGTCTCATTCGCTCTCTCGTTGGAGGAAAACATCACGAGAAGTCCGCGTCGCCGCATTTATCCAACTACAGCAAGTGCTGTGCCAACTCTGGAGACTTGAAGCGACTGGAGAGCAAAATGCAATTCCTCAAACAAGAAATG GCCCATCTCCGAGCCATCGACGTGAAGCTGATGCAGCAGCTCATGTCCATCAACGAGGGCATCGAGTCCATCCGCTGGATAATCGAGGACAAGGGAGGTGCCGCCAGCCAAGATGGCAGCCTGACGGGCAGCTTGTACAGCCTGTCGGACAGCCAGGACGGCACGTCACTGCGCGGCAGCTTCAACAGCCTGAACGACGGCAACAGCGACGACTCGGACGGCCTGTCGGTCGGCAGCTACCTGGACACGCTAGCGGAAGATCTCCCCGAGGATCCGTCGCCCACGGACCTGGAATGCTTTGTGGAGAAAACTGTTATCGAAGGCGACTCCTTCAGCAAGTCGCCGCTGAAACTCAGGGTGGAGGCGGACGAATACTACTGCTTTGGATAA
- the LOC132996062 gene encoding 5,6-dihydroxyindole-2-carboxylic acid oxidase-like isoform X1, whose translation MWQSCVLVLLGAVVVVVAQFPRECVTPEGIRSGQCCPSPSGLDTDPCGSAEGRGQCVAVTADARPHGPQYPHDGRDDRERWPVRYFNRTCQCNGNFSGFNCGRCRHGWTGAGCDQRVNVVRRNVMQLSSEQKRAFVVALDQAKRTVHPDLVIATRRHAEILGPDGNTVQFENITIYNYFVWTHYYSVSKTFLGAGQASFGGVDFSHEGPGFVTWHRYHLLQLERDMQDMLQDPSFALPYWNFAIGGSTCDICTDDLMGARSSFDMNSLSANSIFAQWRVICESVEDYDTLGTICNNTETTPIQRNPAGNVNRPMVQRLPEPQDVADCLQVNAFDTAPYYSTSSESFRNTVEGYSAPKGNYDPAVRSLHNLAHLFLNGTGGQTHLSPNDPIFVLLHTYTDAIFDEWLRRQTCRLTCVFLSGSATYPEENAPIGHNRGYNMVPFWPPVTNAEMFVMAPENLGYSYEAQWPAQAFTTTEFITMAIVAALVVVAVVFAATTCAVRARSRTDGHQPLLSDQYQRYDDVKSQSVV comes from the exons ATGTGGCAAAGCTGCGTGTTGGTGCTGCTGGGCGCGGTGGTGGTCGTGGTGGCCCAGTTCCCCAGGGAGTGTGTGACCCCCGAGGGGATCCGGAGCGGACAGTGCTGCCCGTCGCCCTCCGGACTGGACACGGACCCGTGTGGCTCCGCCGAGGGCCGCGGGCAGTGCGTGGCCGTCACGGCGGACGCGCGGCCGCACGGACCCCAGTACCCGCACGACGGCCGGGACGACCGGGAGCGCTGGCCCGTCCGGTACTTCAACCGGACCTGTCAGTGCAACGGGAACTTCAGCGGCTTCAACTGCGGCCGCTGCAGACACGGGTGGACCGGAGCCGGCTGCGACCAGAGGGTTAATGTCG TGAGGAGAAACGTGATGCAGCTGAGCTCGGAGCAGAAGCGCGCCTTCGTGGTCGCGCTGGACCAGGCCAAGCGCACGGTGCACCCGGACCTGGTGATCGCCACCCGGCGCCACGCAGAGATCCTGGGGCCCGACGGCAACACGGTGCAGTTCGAGAACATCACCATCTACAACTACTTCGTGTGGACCCACTACTACTCCGTGAGCAAGACGTTCCTGGGCGCGGGCCAGGCGAGCTTCGGCGGAGTGGACTTCTCCCATGAGGGTCCCGGGTTCGTGACGTGGCACAGGTaccacctgctgcagctggaacgAGATATGCAG GATATGCTCCAAGACCCCTCCTTCGCGCTGCCCTACTGGAACTTTGCCATCGGTGGGAGCACATGTGACATCTGCACCGACGACCTGATGGGCGCCAGGAGCAGTTTCGACATGAATTCCCTGAGCGCCAACTCCATCTTCGCCCAGTGGAGGGTCATCTGCGAGAGCGTGGAGGACTACGACACGCTGGGAACCATCTGCAACA ACACGGAGACCACTCCCATCCAAAGGAACCCAGCAGGGAACGTGAACAGGCCGATGGTGCAGCGTCTCCCGGAGCCGCAGGATGTGGCCGACTGTCTGCAGGTCAACGCCTTCGACACGGCGCCGTActactccacctcctccgaAAGTTTCAGAAACACAGTTGAAG GCTACAGCGCCCCCAAGGGGAATTATGACCCTGCGGTCCGGAGCCTCCACAACCTGGCACATCTCTTCCTGAACGGCACAGGGGGACAGACCCACCTCTCGCCCAACGACCCCATCTTCGTGCTGCTCCACACCTACACCGACGCCATCTTTGACGAATGgctgaggagacaga CTTGTAGGCtaacttgtgttttcttgtcAGGTTCTGCAACGTACCCTGAGGAAAACGCCCCCATCGGTCACAACAGGGGCTACAACATGGTTCCCTTCTGGCCTCCAGTGACGAACGCCGAGATGTTCGTGATGGCCCCGGAAAATCTGGGTTACTCCTACGAAGCCCAATGGCCAG CTCAAGCTTTCACCACGACGGAATTCATCACCATGGCGATAGTGGCCGCCCTCGTGGTCGTCGCGGTCGTGTTCGCCGCCACCACGTGTGCCGTGCGTGCCCGCTCCAGGACGGACGGCCACCAGCCGCTGCTCAGTGATCAGTACCAGCGCTACGACGACGTCAAGAGCCAGTCGGTAGTTTAA
- the LOC132996062 gene encoding 5,6-dihydroxyindole-2-carboxylic acid oxidase-like isoform X2 produces MWQSCVLVLLGAVVVVVAQFPRECVTPEGIRSGQCCPSPSGLDTDPCGSAEGRGQCVAVTADARPHGPQYPHDGRDDRERWPVRYFNRTCQCNGNFSGFNCGRCRHGWTGAGCDQRVNVVRRNVMQLSSEQKRAFVVALDQAKRTVHPDLVIATRRHAEILGPDGNTVQFENITIYNYFVWTHYYSVSKTFLGAGQASFGGVDFSHEGPGFVTWHRYHLLQLERDMQDMLQDPSFALPYWNFAIGGSTCDICTDDLMGARSSFDMNSLSANSIFAQWRVICESVEDYDTLGTICNNTETTPIQRNPAGNVNRPMVQRLPEPQDVADCLQVNAFDTAPYYSTSSESFRNTVEGYSAPKGNYDPAVRSLHNLAHLFLNGTGGQTHLSPNDPIFVLLHTYTDAIFDEWLRRQSPGSATYPEENAPIGHNRGYNMVPFWPPVTNAEMFVMAPENLGYSYEAQWPAQAFTTTEFITMAIVAALVVVAVVFAATTCAVRARSRTDGHQPLLSDQYQRYDDVKSQSVV; encoded by the exons ATGTGGCAAAGCTGCGTGTTGGTGCTGCTGGGCGCGGTGGTGGTCGTGGTGGCCCAGTTCCCCAGGGAGTGTGTGACCCCCGAGGGGATCCGGAGCGGACAGTGCTGCCCGTCGCCCTCCGGACTGGACACGGACCCGTGTGGCTCCGCCGAGGGCCGCGGGCAGTGCGTGGCCGTCACGGCGGACGCGCGGCCGCACGGACCCCAGTACCCGCACGACGGCCGGGACGACCGGGAGCGCTGGCCCGTCCGGTACTTCAACCGGACCTGTCAGTGCAACGGGAACTTCAGCGGCTTCAACTGCGGCCGCTGCAGACACGGGTGGACCGGAGCCGGCTGCGACCAGAGGGTTAATGTCG TGAGGAGAAACGTGATGCAGCTGAGCTCGGAGCAGAAGCGCGCCTTCGTGGTCGCGCTGGACCAGGCCAAGCGCACGGTGCACCCGGACCTGGTGATCGCCACCCGGCGCCACGCAGAGATCCTGGGGCCCGACGGCAACACGGTGCAGTTCGAGAACATCACCATCTACAACTACTTCGTGTGGACCCACTACTACTCCGTGAGCAAGACGTTCCTGGGCGCGGGCCAGGCGAGCTTCGGCGGAGTGGACTTCTCCCATGAGGGTCCCGGGTTCGTGACGTGGCACAGGTaccacctgctgcagctggaacgAGATATGCAG GATATGCTCCAAGACCCCTCCTTCGCGCTGCCCTACTGGAACTTTGCCATCGGTGGGAGCACATGTGACATCTGCACCGACGACCTGATGGGCGCCAGGAGCAGTTTCGACATGAATTCCCTGAGCGCCAACTCCATCTTCGCCCAGTGGAGGGTCATCTGCGAGAGCGTGGAGGACTACGACACGCTGGGAACCATCTGCAACA ACACGGAGACCACTCCCATCCAAAGGAACCCAGCAGGGAACGTGAACAGGCCGATGGTGCAGCGTCTCCCGGAGCCGCAGGATGTGGCCGACTGTCTGCAGGTCAACGCCTTCGACACGGCGCCGTActactccacctcctccgaAAGTTTCAGAAACACAGTTGAAG GCTACAGCGCCCCCAAGGGGAATTATGACCCTGCGGTCCGGAGCCTCCACAACCTGGCACATCTCTTCCTGAACGGCACAGGGGGACAGACCCACCTCTCGCCCAACGACCCCATCTTCGTGCTGCTCCACACCTACACCGACGCCATCTTTGACGAATGgctgaggagacagagtccag GTTCTGCAACGTACCCTGAGGAAAACGCCCCCATCGGTCACAACAGGGGCTACAACATGGTTCCCTTCTGGCCTCCAGTGACGAACGCCGAGATGTTCGTGATGGCCCCGGAAAATCTGGGTTACTCCTACGAAGCCCAATGGCCAG CTCAAGCTTTCACCACGACGGAATTCATCACCATGGCGATAGTGGCCGCCCTCGTGGTCGTCGCGGTCGTGTTCGCCGCCACCACGTGTGCCGTGCGTGCCCGCTCCAGGACGGACGGCCACCAGCCGCTGCTCAGTGATCAGTACCAGCGCTACGACGACGTCAAGAGCCAGTCGGTAGTTTAA